One genomic segment of Brassica napus cultivar Da-Ae chromosome A3, Da-Ae, whole genome shotgun sequence includes these proteins:
- the LOC111203923 gene encoding uncharacterized protein LOC111203923 produces MAVSFHIRSKSLPSRSHPQAAHVDEQLACLRSSEEASTSSICKRVDNLQELHESLDRLIRLPFTQQALAQVQNKIFVEQLLDGSLRSLDYCNISKDVLSQMKEGLIEIQSILRRKRGDLSGEVTKYLASRKSLKKTFPKIQKSLNVVAREGESLAVFGEAEAIAVSLFESLFSYMFGSKTCGKWSVVSKLMSKKKVTAEAQVNEFTRADSEFQSGKTLKIEDVQILVSCIQDLEDGVESLSKSLIKYRVSILNTLGH; encoded by the coding sequence ATGGCAGTCTCTTTCCATATTCGCTCTAAAAGTTTACCTTCTAGATCTCACCCACAAGCCGCTCATGTCGATGAGCAGCTGGCCTGTTTGAGATCTTCTGAGGAAGCCTCAACATCTTCTATCTGCAAAAGAGTTGACAACCTTCAAGAACTACACGAGTCTCTTGACAGGCTCATTCGTTTACCCTTTACCCAACAGGCACTAGCACAAGTACAAAACAAGATATTCGTCGAGCAGCTTCTTGATGGATCTCTCAGGAGCTTGGACTATTGCAACATTTCCAAGGATGTTTTGTCGCAGATGAAAGAGGGTCTCATCGAGATCCAATCTATTCTACGAAGAAAGCGAGGTGACCTATCAGGAGAGGTCACGAAATACTTAGCCTCAAGAAAGTCACTCAAGAAGACATTCCCTAAAATACAAAAgtctctcaatgttgttgcaCGTGAAGGAGAGTCTTTGGCTGTCTTTGGAGAAGCAGAGGCTATCGCAGTTTCTTTGTTTGAGTCTCTCTTTAGCTACATGTTTGGATCAAAGACTTGTGGAAAATGGTCAGTCGTCTCAAAGCTAATGAGCAAGAAGAAAGTTACAGCTGAAGCTCAAGTAAACGAATTCACTAGGGCTGATTCTGAATTTCAGTCTGGAAAGACCTTGAAGATAGAAGATGTTCAGATCCTAGTGTCATGTATTCAAGATCTTGAAGATGGAGTTGAATCTCTTTCAAAGTCATTgatcaaatatagagtttcaatTCTTAACACATTAGGCCACTAA